In Magnolia sinica isolate HGM2019 chromosome 12, MsV1, whole genome shotgun sequence, a single genomic region encodes these proteins:
- the LOC131220986 gene encoding large ribosomal subunit protein uL24z-like — translation MKYNPRVSSSRRKCRKAHFTAPSSMRRVLMSAPLSSDLQNKYTVRSVPVRKDDEVQVVRGTYKGREGKVVQVYRRKWVIHVERITREKVNGSTVNVGIHPSKVIIAKLKLDKDRKALLDRKAKGRAAEKAKGKFTAEEVSAADGSGLSLQEVD, via the coding sequence ATGAAGTACAATCCGCGCGTCTCAAGCTCCCGGCGCAAGTGCAGGAAGGCGCACTTCACCGCGCCGTCTAGCATGCGCCGGGTGCTGATGAGCGCACCCCTCTCCTCCGATCTCCAGAACAAGTACACCGTCCGGTCCGTCCCTGTCCGTAAGGACGACGAGGTCCAGGTGGTCCGCGGGACATACAAGGGCCGTGAGGGCAAGGTCGTCCAGGTATACCGCCGCAAGTGGGTCATCCACGTGGAGCGCATCACACGCGAGAAGGTGAATGGGTCCACCGTCAACGTCGGCATCCATCCGTCGAAGGTCATCATCGCAAAGCTCAAGCTCGACAAGGATCGCAAGGCCCTCTTAGATCGGAAGGCCAAGGGCCGTGCCGCCGAAAAGGCCAAGGGCAAATTCACAGCCGAGGAGGTCTCCGCAGCTGATGGATCTGGCCTCTCCCTCCAAGAGGTCGATTAG